Below is a genomic region from Anaerolineae bacterium.
ATATCTCCGGCGTAATGGGACCCGGAGGCAGCGGCTGGCGGAACGCGCTCGACGTTGACAGGGCCATGTGCGCCTGGCTTCGTTCGCGGAAAATGTCCATTACAAAATTGCCCAGCAGCCCTTCGCCGGTAAATTGACCCTCGGTAGAAAGTTCAATGGCCGCCTCGCCGATGGGTTCAAAAAGCGCGGCATAGTCGGGGTCGGCTTCCAGGTCGGCCTGCATCTGGTTGACCTGTTGGGCGATGGCCGGGTCTTGCGGCAAATCGTTGCTCATCGGCACTAACCGGCCACTGACCCTGGCCAATTGGCCGTTCCGGTCAAAGGTCAATTCAACCTGGCTAATGTAGGTGAGATATTGGAAGGGCGAGATGAAGTAGGTGTTGGTTTCCGGTAGTTGGGTCAAAGCCTCCCGGCGATGGCTGTGCGTGCCAAAGATCAGGTCTATGCCGGGCACGGCCTGGGCCAGGGCGATGTTGTCTTCATACAAACCGTGCCCAACCATTACCACCGCCGCCACTTTTTCCTCTTCGCGTAGTGAGTTGACCACTTCTTGGGCTGCCTGAACAGAGTCGCCAAAGCTGGCCCCGGCCACGGGCCGCACTTCCGGCTTGACCAGCCGGTCAAAATCGGGCCCGGCCACGGCAAACACGCCAATTTTAACCCCGTTAACGGCGAACACCTGGTAGGTTTTGCCGTTGTATTGGAACAGGGGCCGGCCGTTGGCGTCTAAAATGTTGGCGCTCAAAATGGGGTAGTCAATTTGGGCCTGGCAGGCGGCAAAAGCGTCAGGGCCGTAATCGGCGTCGTGGTTGCCGTAGGCCATCGCGTCAACAATGCCGTTCAACCAGCTCCACTCAACGCACTGGTACTTGTCGGACCAGCCCATTGCGCCAACATTCAGCATGTCGCCCCCGTTGAAAATCAAGGTATTGGGATCGCCGGCGTAGGGTTGAAGATAGGCCATAGCCCGGGCAATCCCGGCGGCGTTGGCCTGGCCTTCGGCGTAAAAGGGCGCGGCGTGGGAGTGGTAGTCGGAAAAGTGCAGCAACGTAACCGTGTTCCCATCTTGGGCCAGGGCCGGCGAGACGGTAAACAGGAACAAAAGGATGGTTAGAGTGAGCATTACTTTTTTCATTTTTTTTATCTCCATACATGAGGACCTGGCAGTCGGCGCGCCAACCAGTCCTGGATTGAACAAAGTTGAATTGATTGTACAACCACTGGGGGAAGAATGGCAACTTTGAGGCGGAATGGCGCGGTTCAATTTTCGGCGGTATCGCCGATGATGGTCCATTTGCGCCCGTTTTCCGTGGCGTGGGGCGCGGGCAAGGCCGGAGGGGGGGAGTATGCGGGCGGTTTGTCGCCGGCGTTGATCACAAAAACGGGCGGCTGGGCAGGCATTTGGGAAGGCAATTTTTCCAGCCGGTTTTGCTGGCGGGTCAGCACAAATACCAGCAGCAAGGTGGTGGGCACGCCGGCGGCCACACCCAGGATAACGCCAATCACCACGGCCATTGCATCCGGGCTAACCCGCATGCCAAAGACAATGGTCAGGGTAACAATAAAGACGATACCAATAATGAGCAGACCGCGTTTCATGATCACCACCGTTCTGATGAGAGGCCGGATTACGCCATAGCCAGGCTATTTTATCAACCGTAGTTGTTGGCCAAACATCAATTCCAAACCGCGCCGGCGTTTGGAGCCGGGCGGGGCCAAACGGGCCAAACGTCCCTCAGTGCCAGTGGCCGCCAGGGGCTGGTATTCCTCCGGTTCAGGCCAGTGACGGCTGGTGCGATGGCCGGTTTGTAATTGCTGCACCACCTGTTTGATTTCTGTTTCGGAAACGTGCGCCGCCTGAAAACGAGTTACCTGGCCTTTGGCTACCAGCAAAAAGTCGCCCCGGCCCAATAACTTTTCAGCGCCGGTGCCGGGAATGCCGGCGGCCAGGCGGGCGTCGTCGGCGCTGACCACGCTGCCGACCAAGCGCACCGGGAAGTTGCTGCGGGTCAGCGAGCCGATGGTGGCGGCCAGGGGCTTTTGGGTGCAGGCG
It encodes:
- a CDS encoding 5'-nucleotidase C-terminal domain-containing protein, with the translated sequence MKKVMLTLTILLFLFTVSPALAQDGNTVTLLHFSDYHSHAAPFYAEGQANAAGIARAMAYLQPYAGDPNTLIFNGGDMLNVGAMGWSDKYQCVEWSWLNGIVDAMAYGNHDADYGPDAFAACQAQIDYPILSANILDANGRPLFQYNGKTYQVFAVNGVKIGVFAVAGPDFDRLVKPEVRPVAGASFGDSVQAAQEVVNSLREEEKVAAVVMVGHGLYEDNIALAQAVPGIDLIFGTHSHRREALTQLPETNTYFISPFQYLTYISQVELTFDRNGQLARVSGRLVPMSNDLPQDPAIAQQVNQMQADLEADPDYAALFEPIGEAAIELSTEGQFTGEGLLGNFVMDIFRERSQAHMALSTSSAFRQPLPPGPITPEILRSAMPYPNPIFVFDLTGAQVEALLNYGLSRKGSDFFPQVSGVRFNTTADRASNIQILNHPATPAEYGPLDPAATYKVATSNFVGLFAGGYKDIFAGAPYTDTGLEIREEVTKYLQANSPVSAQLDGRMTIGEAPLTLPESGGRGPEGWIAPALGIGLLVLGLAAARRSVSR